In Actinomadura luteofluorescens, the sequence TCCAGGTCGAACACCTCGACCGTGCCCTCGATCATGACCACGTCCCGGGTGGGCCCCAGCCCCGGCCGGGCGGTCCGGGAGGCGGCCAGGTTCCGGGAAGCCCGTCATGGTCGCTCCTGGGGACGGCGGGGCGGCTGAGCCTTCGGTCACGCTAGCCGCAGGGCCGTGACCTGTGCTTCTCGATTCCTGACCGGCCCTGCCCGAAAGAGTGCGTCCGGCCTGGTGCGGGACAATGGGGGTGTGGGTCGGTGGGTCCTGCATGTGGACTTGGACCAGTTCATCGCCGCCGTCGAGGTGCTCCGGCATCCGGAGCTTCGCGGGCGGCCGGTCGTCGTGGGCGGGGACGGCGATCCGAGCAAGCGCGGCGTGGTGAGCACGGCCTCCTACGAGGCGCGCGAGTACGGCGTCCATTCGGGCCTGCCACTGCGGACGGCGCTGCGGCGATGCCCGGAGGCCGTCTTCCTGCCCGTCGACAGGGAGCTGTACGAGTCCGTCTCGGAGCAGGTCATGGCCGCGCTGCGCAGCCTTGGCGTCGTGGTGGAGGTGCTCGGGTGGGACGAGGCGTTCCTGGCCGTGGACGGCGATGACCCGGAGGCGACGGCCCGGGAGATCCGTGACCGGGTGCGGGCGGCGACGGGGCTCGAATGCACCGTGGGCATCGGGGAGAACAAGCTCCAGGCGAAGCTGGCGACCGGGTTCGGTAAACCCGCCGGGGTCTTCCGGCTCACCGGGGAGACCTGGTTCGCGGCGCTCGGCGACCGGCCGACGGACGCGCTGTGGGGGATAGGGGCCAAGACGGCCAAGCGGCTGAGGGGACTCGGCATCGCCACGGTGGGCGACCTCGCGGCCGCGGATCCCGGCGCCCTGGCGCGGGAGGTCGGTCCCATGACCGGTCCCTGGCTGGTGCGGCTCGCCCAGGGGCGGGACGGTTCCCCGGTGAGCGACGCGCCGTACGTCCCGCGCTCGTGCGGCCGGGAGACCACCTTCCAGCGCGACCTGGACGACTGGGAGGACGTGCGCCGCGAGGTCGTCCGGCTGGCGCGGAGAGTCGCCGAGGACGCGGCCTTGGACGGCAGGGACGTCGCCCGCGTCGTCGTCAAGGTCAGGTACGTGCCGTTCACCACTCGCACCCACGGCCGGACGCTGGAGGCGCCGTCGGGCGAGCCGGCCCGGATCGAGGAGGCCGCCCTCGCCGCACTCGACCGGTTCACCGGGCGGCGTCCGGTGCGGCTGCTGGGCGTCCGCGCCGAGTTCGCTCGATGACCTGCGAAGATGCCCGGACGATGGCCGGGAGGTGGCCGTCGGTTTTTTGACTCTTTGGTGCGTTTTGGCGTTTTCGGCGGCGGGGATGATGGCGGTCGTTGCTCGACGTACGCGACGGGGGAGAGAGCAGATGAAGAGGGTCATGACCGGGGCACTGATCGCCGCCGTGGTCGGGATCGGCGGAGTGGGCGGCGCGGCCGCCGCCCAGGCGTCCGACCCCGGCGAGCAGCCCGCGCGCCAGGACTGCCGCACCTACTCCAGCGTCAAGGAGTGCGGCCAGCCCAAGCTGAACGACAAGCAGCGCGCGTGCGTGACCTCGTCGGTCCAGCAGGGCATGACCGAGCGCCGCGCCACGGTGGAATGCTCCGCCTTCGCTTAGAACGCTGCTTGCGAAAGGGGCCCGCTCCGGGGGAGCGGGCCCCTTCGCCGTGGCCGGGAGAGTCAGCGCGGCGGTTGCGCGTTGGTCCACTCGGCGATCTGGAAGGCCCGGTAGGCGGCGACCTCGCCGGGCTTGTGGAACCGGTCGGGCATGTCCTTCGCCCTCAGCGCGCGCGGCCGGCCGTTGTCACCAGGAGGCAGCGGCCGGCTTCCGTGCGGCGGCTTCGCCACGAGGTCGCGGATGGCCAGCAGAGATCCGGTGCCAGGGTCGACGATGAACTGGCGCCGGTAGGTGCCGAGCTGCTTGGGGGCGGTGAACATGCCGAGGGGCGTGGTGGTCTTCAGCGGCAGCGACACCACCGTTCCGACGCGGCCGAGCGGATCCGTCGTCCGGCCCTCGGGCTTGACGCCGGGCATGTCGGAGAGCATCCGGAAGACCGCCGCCCGCACCTTGGGCGGCGCCGGTTCGGTGGACAGCAGCTCCCCGGCGACATCGCTGAGAGCCCGTATACGCTCCTGCCCCCGCAAGGCGCGGATCGGCTCCTCCTTCTCACCGTCCTTTGAGACCGCGTGCCAGTGCCCCTTGAGGCCCAGCAGGACCTTCTTCAGCGCCTCCGGCTCCGTGGGCAGCGCGGCGATCTGTCCCGGTGTCATGCCGTAGAACCGTTCGACGTACGGCGGCCACGGGGCTCCCCTGCCCGTCTTCGGGGACATGTCCAGGTTCACCTGTCCGCCTCCCCCTTCGGGATTCGGGGCGTGGACCCAGGACGGTGACCCCGCCGCCTGCCACTTCTGCTTGTCCTGCGGGGTGACGGGAAGACCCTGGAGGTCGAAGTGGGTGCCGCGGCTCAGACCGGTCCGGTCCGTCCACGTCTCGATCGCCTGCCTCGAATCGACCTTGTAGTGGTTCTCGGCGCTCTTGCCGACCGCGTAGATCTCGCCCATGACGGTCTTGATGTGCCAGTACTTCCCCGCCGGCGCCTTCGCGGCATTGGCCGCGGCCACCAGGAGCACGTTCCCGTTCAGGGGGACGGTGTTCTCCGCGCGGGGCTTGCCGGCCGGGGCGCCGTCCCCCGTGGAGACCACGACGGCCACGGCCCCCGGCGGCGACGGCGGCCGTGGCGGCCACGCTCAGCAACTGGATCCGCATACGGCCCGGATGGCGGGGGCGGGGCCGGGGACGCGCTCCGCCGCCGTCCCGCCAGTCGATGCGCTGGGCGAGCCGCTCCGGAGGCTCCTCCACGGCGAGACCCGTGCGCATCTGCCGCAGGGCTTCGAGGTCGTCCATGCTCTACTCCTCGGAGAGGGCCTTGCGCAGCTTGGCCCGGCTTCTGTGGATCTTGGCCTTGACGGTGCCGACCGGCAGGCCGAGCGTCTCCGCGATCTCCGCGTAGGACATCTCACCCCACGCCAGCAGCAGGACGGCGTTGCGGTCCTGCGCGCCCAGCGAGGCCAGCGCCCGCGCCAGACCGGGACCGCACGCCGCAGCGGAGGCGCGCTCGCTGGCCCTGTCGGCGACCCCGTCCTCGGCGGGATCGGTGCCGGTGCGGGCGAACGCCCGGTACATGCGGGTCTCCTGGCGGTGGTGCTTGGCGATCAGGTTGCTGGCGATGCCCCACAACCAGGCGCCGAACTCGGCGCGTCCGTCGAACCTGTCGCGCCGCCGGAAAGCGGTCGCGAACGCCTCCGCGACCACGTCGTCGGCGAGAGAACCGCCGAGGCGCCGCCTGACGTAGGCGTGCAGCCGCGGCGCGTGCCTGCGGAACAGCTCGCCGAAGGCTTCGGGATCGTCCAGGGAAGCTGCGACGATCCGTGAATCGTCCAGCTCGTCCCTGGCATGGCTCACCATAGCCATAGGCGTCTCTTCATGGAGTGCGGTCTCCGTGTCCGGGGGGAGTACTGACACTCCCTCTATCCCGAACCCCGCGCCCCGGTTGCGACTATCCGTCGGCCGCCTGCCACCCGGTCGCGGACCAGGACAGCGCGTTCGAGGACGGCTTGGAGGTCAGCCGGATGTGGGCGAGCTGCGAAAAGTCCGCGCTGAGCAGGCAGAACCCCGACCCCACATGGACGTCCGCGTAGCGGAGCTTCGGATTGACCGGGTGCGGTTTGACCTGGGTGTAGCAGGCGGCGCCCTCGGGTCGTCCTCGCCGCAGGCGCTCGTCCCGGCGGCGGCGTAGAACGCGGTCAGCCCGGGGGCGAACACGTCGTCGGCCGCGGTGATCTCACCGCCCGTGATCTGCTCCGGCGCCATGAAGACCGGGGTGCCGACCCGGATGCCCCACCGGGTGAGGGCGCTCGCGGCCGCGGCGCGTCCGGGTCGGTGACGGATGCGGTGTAGAGGCCCTGCACCCGCTGGGCGACCTCGACCTCACGGCGGCAAGCGGGCGGCGGAGGCGGGCGGTGGGGGACCGGCGGCGACCGGACTTGCCGGGACGGAGGGGGTGAGGACTGTCCCCACTGCGAGAAGCAAACAAGATCGGGCGGCGCCGTCTCGACGGCCGCGTCGCCCCTGCCCATAGGAGCTCCCATGAGCTACCCGCAACCCGCCCTTACGATTCCCCGCGTCACCGGCGACAACGCAGCCGAGCTCGACGCGGAGATCGAACGCTACGCGCGCGCGTTCTTCGGCACGGACGCCGAGCTGGCGTTCCCCGACCGGTACCACGCGGAGCTGACGAACGAGAAGTTCAGCGACTCGAAGCTGTACGCGGTCGAGGGAGTGACCGTTCGGCGTGACTGGCCCAACCGGCGGAACATCGTGGAACGCCGGGTCGACCTTCCGCCCGTCCGCGGCGGCGGCGTCGCCGAGATCGAGGCCGAGATCAAGCGCCTCACGACCGAGTTCTTCGGTTCGGAGACCCGCATCACGCCGCAGAACGGGGAGTACAAGGTGGTGCTCGTGCCGGACGCGGAGGACGACAAGAAGTACGAGGTGAAGGGCGTGAGCGTCAAGCAGTCGGGCAAGTGGCCGACGGCGGCGTGACGTCCGCGCCGTGAACCCCATCAGGCCGTCATCACTTCGGTGACGGCCCCCTACCAGTGGCCCCTCGCATGCGCGAGGGGCCACTCTGCTGTGAGTCCGGTTCCAGGACCGGGGGGCCGGTCCTGGCCGCAGGAGGGGGTCAGGGCAGGGGCAGCGGGCGGCGGGGGACCGGGGACGACTGGAGGATGGACGTCGTCGTCTTCGCGTACGGGGTGAAGCGGTCGAGGATCGGTTCGAGTTCCTCGACGGCGCGCAGGTGCGCGATGAAGTAGAAGCAGTCGTCGCCCGTGATGCGGTGGCACTCGACGATCTGCGGGACCTCGTCGGCGATCTTGGGGATGCGGCTCAGCTCGCGCGGGCCCGGGCTCACCCGGACCAGGACGGCGATCGGGAAGCCGAGCGCGACCGGATCGACGGTGGCGTGGTAGCCGGTGATGACGCCGGTGTCCTCCAGGCGCTGGACGCGCTCGGCGACGGCCGGGGCGGACAGCCCGACGCGGCGGCCCAGCTCGGCGATGGACGCCCGGCCGTCCCGCTGGAGCTCGGTGAGGATCCGTAGGTCGATCGGGTCGAGCGGCTTGGGTTCGTAGGCGCGGCCCGGTCGGCCCCTGCGGTTCGCCATTCCCCCAACTTACGGACAGGCCGACCATACGACCATGTCGTTTCCGCCGTGGTCGTACTTTGTCGGAAGTGCGGTCTTCCACTACCTGGGGCCCTCGTTCGCCGTGCTGCTGTTCCCCCGTGTCGGGCCCCTGGGCGTGGCGGGGATACGGATCTGGAGCGCCGCCGCCGTCTTCGTGCTCTGGCGCAGGCTATGGCGGAAGTCCAGAGGCAGGAACCGGCGGACGGTCCTGGTGTGGGGCGCCGTGCTCGCGGCGATGAACGTGTCCTTCTATATGGCGATCGCGCGATTGCCCCTGGCGACGGTGGCGGCGATCGAGTTCTTGCCCGTCATCCTCTTGGCCGCCCTAGGGATGAGGACAGGACGCAACATCGTCGCGCTCGGTGCGGCCGTCGGGGGCGTGTACGTCCTGACGGAGGTGCGGATCGAAGGGGAGCCGCTCGGGTTCGTCTTCGCGTTCGCCAATGCCGCACTGTTCGCGGTGTACATCGTCGTCGCCCACAAGGCCGCGCGGTCCGACGCCGGGGGCATCGACGGGCTGGCCATGGCGATGGTCGCGGCGACCGTGTTCGTCCTTCCCGTCGGCGGCGTGCAGGCCGTGCCGGCGCTGGCCGATCCGGTCGCGCTCGTCGCGGGGATCGGCGTCGGGATCTCCTCGTCGGTCATCCCGTACGTGTGCGACCAACTCGCGATGGCGCGCCTCGGCCGTGCCACCTACGCGCTGATGGTGTCGCTGCTCCCGGCGACCGCGACCGTGACCGGGCTCGTGGTGCTGCGGCAGGTGCCGGCGCCGGCGGAGATCGCCGGAGTGGGGTTGGTGGTCGCCGGGGTGGCGGTGCACCGTGGAGAAGTTGAGAAACGCGGAGAACGTTGAGAGGAGAGGTCATGGAACAGGTGCGGCTCGGGAAGACCGGGATGAAGGTGTCGCGGATCTGCCTCGGCATGATGAGTTACGGCGACCCGGCGGTGCGGCCGTGGGCCTTGGACGAGGAGGCGGCGGAGCCGATCGTCCGGCGGGCCGTGGAGGGCGGCGTCACGTTCTTCGACACCGCCGACGTGT encodes:
- a CDS encoding CU044_5270 family protein, producing the protein MAVVVSTGDGAPAGKPRAENTVPLNGNVLLVAAANAAKAPAGKYWHIKTVMGEIYAVGKSAENHYKVDSRQAIETWTDRTGLSRGTHFDLQGLPVTPQDKQKWQAAGSPSWVHAPNPEGGGGQVNLDMSPKTGRGAPWPPYVERFYGMTPGQIAALPTEPEALKKVLLGLKGHWHAVSKDGEKEEPIRALRGQERIRALSDVAGELLSTEPAPPKVRAAVFRMLSDMPGVKPEGRTTDPLGRVGTVVSLPLKTTTPLGMFTAPKQLGTYRRQFIVDPGTGSLLAIRDLVAKPPHGSRPLPPGDNGRPRALRAKDMPDRFHKPGEVAAYRAFQIAEWTNAQPPR
- a CDS encoding DNA polymerase IV, coding for MGRWVLHVDLDQFIAAVEVLRHPELRGRPVVVGGDGDPSKRGVVSTASYEAREYGVHSGLPLRTALRRCPEAVFLPVDRELYESVSEQVMAALRSLGVVVEVLGWDEAFLAVDGDDPEATAREIRDRVRAATGLECTVGIGENKLQAKLATGFGKPAGVFRLTGETWFAALGDRPTDALWGIGAKTAKRLRGLGIATVGDLAAADPGALAREVGPMTGPWLVRLAQGRDGSPVSDAPYVPRSCGRETTFQRDLDDWEDVRREVVRLARRVAEDAALDGRDVARVVVKVRYVPFTTRTHGRTLEAPSGEPARIEEAALAALDRFTGRRPVRLLGVRAEFAR
- a CDS encoding Lrp/AsnC family transcriptional regulator produces the protein MANRRGRPGRAYEPKPLDPIDLRILTELQRDGRASIAELGRRVGLSAPAVAERVQRLEDTGVITGYHATVDPVALGFPIAVLVRVSPGPRELSRIPKIADEVPQIVECHRITGDDCFYFIAHLRAVEELEPILDRFTPYAKTTTSILQSSPVPRRPLPLP
- a CDS encoding RNA polymerase sigma factor, which codes for MAMVSHARDELDDSRIVAASLDDPEAFGELFRRHAPRLHAYVRRRLGGSLADDVVAEAFATAFRRRDRFDGRAEFGAWLWGIASNLIAKHHRQETRMYRAFARTGTDPAEDGVADRASERASAAACGPGLARALASLGAQDRNAVLLLAWGEMSYAEIAETLGLPVGTVKAKIHRSRAKLRKALSEE
- a CDS encoding EamA family transporter; translated protein: MSFPPWSYFVGSAVFHYLGPSFAVLLFPRVGPLGVAGIRIWSAAAVFVLWRRLWRKSRGRNRRTVLVWGAVLAAMNVSFYMAIARLPLATVAAIEFLPVILLAALGMRTGRNIVALGAAVGGVYVLTEVRIEGEPLGFVFAFANAALFAVYIVVAHKAARSDAGGIDGLAMAMVAATVFVLPVGGVQAVPALADPVALVAGIGVGISSSVIPYVCDQLAMARLGRATYALMVSLLPATATVTGLVVLRQVPAPAEIAGVGLVVAGVAVHRGEVEKRGER